In Pseudomonas fluorescens, a genomic segment contains:
- a CDS encoding RNA polymerase sigma factor — protein sequence MGLLLPRLWRYGLVLSRQKHLAEDLVQATCVRALERAGQFAAGTRLDRWLLSIMHSIWLNEVRSQRVRQGQGFVEGEQALSFDGESQAQDQVLAAQVIKLVNGLPEAQRETVFLAYVEGLSYKEIAEVLHIPVGTVMSRLAAARLKLVQTTPSTAQQDKSSGERR from the coding sequence CTGGGCCTGTTGTTGCCGCGTTTATGGCGATATGGGTTGGTGTTGTCGCGGCAAAAGCATCTGGCCGAAGACTTGGTGCAGGCGACCTGTGTGCGAGCATTGGAGCGTGCCGGGCAGTTCGCGGCCGGCACGCGCCTGGACCGCTGGCTGCTGTCGATCATGCATTCCATCTGGCTCAACGAGGTGCGTTCGCAACGGGTACGCCAGGGGCAGGGGTTTGTCGAGGGGGAACAGGCGTTGTCCTTCGATGGCGAGAGCCAGGCTCAGGATCAGGTATTGGCCGCGCAAGTGATCAAGCTCGTTAACGGGTTGCCTGAAGCACAGCGGGAAACAGTGTTTCTGGCGTACGTCGAAGGGCTTTCCTACAAGGAAATTGCCGAGGTGCTGCATATTCCCGTCGGGACTGTGATGAGCCGGTTGGCCGCCGCCCGCTTGAAACTGGTGCAGACCACACCCTCTACGGCCCAGCAGGATAAATCCAGCGGAGAACGGCGATGA
- a CDS encoding LysR family transcriptional regulator: MSEPRRDIHPLLNDRLDWNLLRTFRVIGQELSISRAAARLHLTQPAISQALKRLEEQLDCQLIARRGPRFVLTEAGEQIFAIAGEMYGQVSQMSNALQKPGDEVIGKVRLLMISRINSDLFDEFLADFHREHPRVDLEVEVMRSSDIVAALLEKTATLGLSLNRRPQPRLEQHLFLRQRYAFFCGQHHALFGRSGLAEGDLQSENFVSFTSDQIGGMLSPLTIFRDQQGFSGRIVASSSSLEEVRRLVIAGFGLGCLPVHVVAEDVKNGLLWRLPPDEGIADVDIHLLWHREQKMSRAERVFIESLLGRLASAADDAGSPGSSY; the protein is encoded by the coding sequence ATGTCCGAACCCCGTCGCGATATTCACCCCCTGCTCAACGACCGCCTGGACTGGAACCTGCTGCGCACCTTCCGCGTGATCGGCCAGGAACTGAGCATCAGCCGCGCCGCCGCCCGCCTGCATTTGACCCAACCGGCGATCAGCCAGGCCCTCAAGCGCCTGGAAGAACAACTCGACTGCCAACTCATCGCCCGCCGTGGCCCGCGCTTCGTACTGACCGAGGCCGGTGAACAGATCTTCGCCATTGCCGGCGAGATGTACGGCCAGGTCTCGCAGATGAGCAACGCCCTGCAGAAACCTGGCGATGAAGTGATCGGCAAGGTGCGTTTGCTGATGATCAGTCGGATCAACTCGGACCTTTTCGATGAGTTTCTCGCGGACTTTCATCGTGAACATCCACGGGTCGACCTGGAAGTCGAGGTGATGCGCAGCTCCGACATCGTCGCCGCCCTGCTGGAAAAAACCGCCACCCTGGGCCTGAGCCTCAACCGTCGACCACAGCCACGGCTGGAGCAGCATCTGTTCCTGCGCCAGCGCTACGCGTTCTTTTGCGGACAGCACCATGCCCTGTTCGGACGCAGCGGATTGGCAGAGGGGGATTTGCAGTCGGAGAACTTCGTGAGTTTCACCAGTGATCAAATCGGCGGGATGCTATCGCCGCTGACGATCTTTCGTGATCAGCAGGGCTTCAGCGGGCGGATCGTGGCGTCGTCGTCCAGCCTGGAAGAGGTACGCCGCCTGGTGATCGCCGGGTTTGGTTTGGGCTGCCTGCCGGTTCACGTGGTGGCGGAAGATGTGAAGAACGGGCTGCTGTGGCGGCTGCCGCCGGATGAGGGGATTGCCGATGTGGATATCCACTTGCTGTGGCATCGGGAGCAGAAGATGAGTCGAGCGGAAAGGGTGTTCATTGAGTCGCTGTTGGGGCGGTTGGCGAGTGCAGCAGACGATGCCGGCTCACCGGGTTCAAGCTATTAA
- a CDS encoding histone deacetylase family protein — protein MRTFFHPEQLLHHPRSYYSRGQMRTPHEVPERARNLLLAAQTLGFDIQQPQDYGLEPLLAVHGASYLTFLQQAHALWKEIPEDWGDEVMSNIFVREPNALRGVLAQAARYLADGSCPVGELTWRSAYWSAQSAVAAARAILDGAPAAYALCRPPGHHARFDAAGGFCYINNAAVAAQALREGFQRVAILDTDMHHGQGIQEIFYDRDDVLYVSIHGDPTNFYPGVAGFAEERGNAAGEGFNLNLPMAHGASEAVFFAQLERALKTVKDFSAQVLVLSLGFDIYELDPQSKVAVTRQGFAQLGACIRGLGLPCVIVQEGGYHLETLDSNAQAFFDGPQAWSM, from the coding sequence ATGCGTACGTTTTTCCACCCCGAACAGCTGCTGCACCATCCGCGCAGCTACTATTCCCGCGGCCAGATGCGCACGCCGCATGAAGTCCCCGAGCGTGCCCGCAACCTGCTGCTGGCCGCGCAAACCCTTGGCTTCGATATTCAACAACCGCAGGATTATGGACTTGAGCCCCTGCTGGCCGTCCACGGCGCGTCTTACCTGACTTTCCTCCAGCAAGCCCACGCGCTCTGGAAAGAAATCCCCGAGGACTGGGGCGACGAAGTCATGTCCAATATCTTCGTGCGCGAGCCCAACGCCCTGCGCGGCGTCCTGGCCCAGGCTGCGCGCTACCTGGCCGACGGCAGTTGCCCGGTGGGTGAACTCACCTGGCGCTCGGCGTATTGGTCAGCCCAAAGCGCCGTCGCCGCCGCCAGGGCCATCCTCGACGGGGCGCCCGCAGCCTATGCACTGTGTCGCCCGCCAGGTCATCACGCGCGCTTCGATGCGGCAGGCGGTTTCTGCTACATCAATAACGCGGCCGTCGCGGCACAGGCGTTGCGCGAAGGCTTCCAGCGCGTCGCCATCCTCGACACCGACATGCACCACGGCCAGGGCATCCAGGAGATTTTCTACGACCGCGACGACGTGCTCTACGTGTCGATCCACGGCGACCCCACCAACTTCTACCCCGGCGTCGCCGGCTTCGCCGAAGAGCGTGGCAACGCCGCCGGTGAAGGCTTCAACCTCAACCTGCCTATGGCGCACGGTGCCAGCGAGGCGGTGTTTTTTGCACAACTGGAGCGGGCGCTCAAGACGGTCAAAGACTTCTCGGCGCAGGTGCTGGTGTTGTCCCTGGGCTTCGATATCTACGAACTCGACCCGCAAAGCAAAGTCGCGGTGACGCGCCAGGGGTTTGCGCAGTTGGGAGCCTGCATCCGTGGGCTGGGGTTGCCCTGTGTGATCGTGCAGGAAGGGGGGTATCACCTGGAGACGCTGGACAGTAATGCCCAGGCGTTTTTCGACGGCCCACAGGCTTGGAGCATGTAA
- a CDS encoding tetratricopeptide repeat protein: MKNRHEHPVTYRTALFFSACLAAALLAGPAHASGDESAPPKPNCPKGQVWDTKSGKCVLQTSKATSDADRTDYAYRLAKDGRYDEALALLDTLQNPNTAKALNYRGYATRKLGRTDEGIGYYLKSVALDPNYAQVREYLGEAYVIKGRVDLAQEQLVKIKALCSTTCEEYQDLAEAIAAAPQA, from the coding sequence ATGAAAAACCGCCACGAACACCCCGTCACTTACCGCACCGCGCTGTTCTTCAGTGCTTGCCTGGCCGCCGCTTTACTCGCAGGCCCAGCTCACGCCTCCGGTGACGAATCGGCCCCGCCCAAGCCTAACTGCCCGAAAGGCCAGGTCTGGGATACCAAGAGCGGAAAATGCGTGCTGCAAACCAGCAAAGCCACTTCGGACGCCGACCGTACCGATTACGCCTACCGCCTGGCCAAAGATGGGCGCTACGACGAAGCCCTGGCATTGCTCGATACCCTGCAAAACCCGAACACCGCCAAGGCTCTCAACTATCGCGGCTATGCCACGCGCAAACTGGGGCGCACCGATGAAGGCATCGGTTATTACCTGAAGTCCGTCGCGCTCGACCCCAACTACGCGCAGGTTCGCGAGTACCTGGGCGAGGCCTATGTGATCAAAGGGCGCGTCGACCTGGCGCAAGAGCAACTGGTGAAAATCAAAGCCTTGTGCAGCACCACCTGCGAAGAGTACCAAGACCTCGCCGAAGCTATCGCCGCCGCGCCACAGGCTTGA
- a CDS encoding cytochrome b encodes MNIPTDRYDRWTRIFHWLTAAVVIFMFASAHLWENLEKGTPLRKGLQSLHISLGIAMALLIVVRIAWRLIAGHHPKSDSPRALNLLAKMAHGCLYLLLLAQIVLGFMFRWAQGEPFNFFGLFPIPAPVVIDHEWRGALGGLHDNVAWAIILLAGLHAAAALWHHVVVGDNTLRRMLPGSGNALQK; translated from the coding sequence ATGAACATACCGACCGACCGCTACGACCGTTGGACCCGCATCTTCCACTGGCTCACCGCTGCCGTGGTGATCTTCATGTTTGCCAGTGCCCATCTCTGGGAAAACCTGGAGAAGGGCACGCCGCTGCGCAAGGGCCTGCAATCGCTGCATATCTCGCTCGGCATTGCGATGGCGCTGTTGATTGTCGTGCGGATCGCCTGGCGATTGATTGCGGGTCATCATCCGAAGTCCGACAGTCCCCGGGCGCTTAACCTGCTGGCGAAAATGGCGCATGGTTGCCTGTACCTGTTGCTGTTGGCGCAGATCGTCCTGGGCTTTATGTTTCGCTGGGCTCAAGGCGAGCCGTTCAATTTCTTCGGGCTGTTCCCCATTCCTGCTCCCGTTGTGATTGATCACGAATGGAGGGGCGCCCTGGGTGGTCTGCATGACAATGTGGCATGGGCGATCATCCTGCTGGCGGGCCTGCATGCCGCGGCTGCGCTCTGGCATCACGTTGTCGTCGGCGACAACACGCTGCGCCGTATGTTGCCCGGGTCAGGTAATGCGCTTCAAAAGTGA
- the purC gene encoding phosphoribosylaminoimidazolesuccinocarboxamide synthase, whose translation MEKREELYRGKAKSVYKTDDANRLILLFRNDTSAFDGKRIEQLDRKGMVNNKFNAFIMQKLEAAGIPTQFDKLLSDNECLVKKLDMIPVECVVRNYAAGSLVKRLGVEEGLKLNPYTFELFLKDDAKGDPFINESHVVAFGWGTAEQLARMKELSLKVNDVLSKLFDDAGLLLVDFKLEFGVFHDGSIVLGDEFSPDGCRLWDKDTKKKMDKDRFRQGLGDVIEAYEEVAHRLGVPL comes from the coding sequence ATGGAAAAACGTGAAGAACTCTACCGCGGCAAAGCCAAGTCGGTGTACAAGACCGACGACGCCAACCGCCTGATCCTGCTGTTTCGCAACGACACCTCGGCGTTCGACGGCAAGCGCATCGAGCAACTGGATCGCAAGGGCATGGTGAACAACAAGTTCAACGCCTTCATCATGCAGAAACTCGAAGCGGCCGGCATCCCGACCCAATTCGACAAACTGCTGAGCGACAACGAGTGCCTGGTCAAGAAGCTGGACATGATCCCGGTGGAATGCGTCGTGCGTAACTACGCCGCCGGCAGCCTGGTCAAGCGCCTGGGCGTGGAAGAGGGCCTCAAGCTCAACCCTTACACGTTCGAGCTGTTCCTGAAGGACGACGCCAAGGGCGACCCGTTCATCAACGAATCCCACGTCGTGGCGTTCGGTTGGGGCACCGCTGAGCAACTGGCGCGCATGAAGGAGTTGTCCCTCAAGGTCAACGACGTGCTGAGCAAGCTGTTCGACGACGCGGGCCTGTTGCTGGTGGACTTCAAGCTGGAATTCGGTGTGTTCCACGACGGCTCTATCGTCCTGGGCGACGAATTCAGCCCGGACGGCTGCCGCCTGTGGGACAAGGACACCAAGAAGAAGATGGACAAAGACCGCTTCCGCCAGGGCCTCGGTGATGTGATCGAAGCCTACGAAGAAGTCGCCCATCGTCTCGGCGTACCGCTGTAA
- a CDS encoding Zn-dependent hydrolase — MLKINGPRLWASLMAMAEVGATARGGSCRLALSAEDQAGRELFSHWCTAAGLTLSVDAIGNLFARRAGTEEDAAPVMMGSHLDTQPEGGRFDGVYGVLAGLEVIRSLDDHGIQTRKPLEIAVWTNEEGARFTPAMLGSAVFTGALALDKALASVDVDGISVAEALRAIGYHGERASGGAVDAYFEAHIEQGPILEDNAKSIGVVTGGQAIRWLDVRVTGMAAHAGTTPMPLRKDALYGAAQMIQALESLAKDFAPEGLTTVGELSIAKSSRNTIPGLLHFSVDLRHHRDTDLDAMEQQVHKQLQAIAAQRGLDVTISPHWISPATPFDAQCVACVQAAVDALGYSQQRIVSGAGHDAIHLARYCPTAMVFIPCVGGLSHNEAEDVLPEDVRQGTDVLLNAVLARAGQAT, encoded by the coding sequence ATGTTGAAGATTAATGGCCCGCGCCTGTGGGCCAGCCTGATGGCCATGGCTGAAGTGGGTGCGACCGCACGCGGCGGCAGTTGCCGCCTGGCCTTGAGCGCTGAGGACCAGGCCGGTCGCGAGCTGTTCAGCCACTGGTGCACTGCGGCGGGGCTGACCTTGAGCGTGGATGCCATCGGCAACCTGTTCGCCCGCCGCGCCGGGACGGAGGAGGACGCCGCCCCGGTGATGATGGGCAGCCACCTCGACACTCAGCCGGAGGGCGGGCGTTTCGACGGTGTCTACGGTGTGCTGGCTGGCCTGGAAGTGATCCGCAGCCTTGACGACCACGGTATTCAAACGCGTAAACCGTTGGAAATCGCCGTATGGACCAACGAGGAGGGCGCCCGGTTTACCCCGGCGATGCTTGGCTCGGCGGTCTTCACTGGCGCCCTGGCGTTGGACAAGGCCCTGGCCAGTGTCGACGTGGATGGCATCAGTGTGGCCGAGGCCTTGCGCGCCATCGGCTACCACGGTGAGCGCGCGTCAGGTGGTGCGGTGGATGCGTATTTCGAAGCGCATATCGAGCAAGGCCCGATCCTGGAAGACAACGCCAAGAGCATCGGCGTGGTCACTGGTGGCCAGGCGATTCGCTGGCTCGATGTGCGCGTCACCGGCATGGCGGCGCACGCTGGCACGACGCCGATGCCGCTGCGCAAGGACGCGCTGTATGGCGCTGCGCAAATGATCCAGGCGCTGGAAAGCCTGGCCAAGGATTTCGCTCCCGAGGGCCTGACGACCGTTGGTGAATTGAGCATCGCCAAATCCTCCCGTAACACCATCCCCGGGCTGCTGCATTTTAGCGTCGATCTGCGCCATCACCGCGACACCGACCTTGATGCCATGGAACAGCAGGTGCACAAACAGTTGCAGGCCATCGCCGCGCAACGTGGGCTGGACGTCACCATCAGCCCCCACTGGATCAGCCCGGCGACACCGTTCGATGCGCAATGCGTGGCCTGCGTGCAAGCCGCGGTGGACGCCTTGGGCTACAGCCAGCAGCGGATCGTCAGCGGCGCCGGTCACGACGCGATTCACCTGGCACGCTATTGCCCCACCGCAATGGTCTTCATCCCCTGCGTCGGCGGCCTCAGCCACAACGAAGCCGAAGATGTATTGCCCGAAGACGTGCGCCAGGGCACCGATGTATTGCTTAACGCCGTGTTGGCTCGCGCCGGCCAGGCCACATGA
- a CDS encoding MFS transporter: protein MKPSASPQPRRAAAAAFIGTMIEWYDFYIYATAAALVFGQLFFPSEDKLFSTMAAFGTFAVGFFARPLGGIVFGHIGDRIGRKKSLVITLVMMGVVTVCIGLLPTYAQIGVAAPVMLVLLRIVQGIAVGGEWGGAVLMAGEHAPKGRRNFFASFAQLGSPAGLILSLLAFSAVTRLPEEDLLSWGWRLPFLASALLLIVGLAIRLGVNESPEFLEDQALAQKARAIKPDQAPVIEVLKTAWRPLLLCIGANTLGIAGVYFTNTFMIAYSTQQLGLPRSLILECLFFVAIIQFCVQPLAAWVAEKVGATRFLCAMTVLAMASPYPMFVLVSSGQAPLIILGIALAVVCMASFYAVIAGFVSGLFETRVRYTAISLAYQVCGALAGGLTPLIGTWLAHAYQGQWWPMAVFYSLIAAVSLVCVLALSRRHATAHRLEMAPSV, encoded by the coding sequence ATGAAGCCTTCCGCTTCGCCCCAGCCTCGCCGTGCTGCGGCCGCCGCTTTTATCGGCACCATGATCGAGTGGTACGACTTCTACATCTATGCCACCGCCGCGGCGTTGGTGTTCGGTCAGCTGTTTTTCCCTTCCGAAGACAAATTGTTCAGCACCATGGCTGCGTTCGGCACTTTTGCCGTGGGCTTTTTCGCGCGGCCGTTGGGCGGCATCGTGTTCGGGCATATCGGCGACCGCATTGGCCGCAAGAAATCCCTGGTGATCACCCTGGTCATGATGGGCGTGGTCACCGTGTGTATCGGGCTGCTGCCAACTTACGCGCAGATCGGCGTCGCGGCGCCGGTCATGCTGGTCCTGCTGCGCATCGTGCAAGGTATTGCCGTCGGTGGCGAGTGGGGCGGTGCGGTGCTGATGGCCGGTGAGCATGCGCCCAAAGGGCGGCGGAACTTCTTCGCGTCCTTTGCCCAACTGGGCAGCCCGGCAGGGTTGATCCTGTCGCTGCTGGCGTTCAGCGCGGTGACGCGTTTGCCGGAAGAAGACCTGCTCAGTTGGGGCTGGCGCCTGCCGTTCCTGGCCAGTGCCTTGCTGCTGATCGTGGGCCTGGCGATTCGCCTGGGCGTAAACGAATCCCCTGAGTTCCTCGAAGACCAGGCGCTGGCGCAAAAGGCCCGGGCGATCAAGCCCGACCAGGCCCCGGTGATCGAAGTGCTGAAAACCGCGTGGCGCCCGTTGTTGCTGTGCATTGGCGCCAACACCCTGGGCATCGCCGGCGTGTATTTCACCAACACGTTCATGATTGCCTACAGCACTCAGCAACTGGGCTTACCGCGCTCGTTGATTCTGGAGTGTTTGTTCTTCGTTGCCATCATCCAGTTCTGTGTCCAGCCGCTGGCGGCCTGGGTGGCGGAGAAGGTCGGCGCCACGCGGTTTCTCTGCGCGATGACGGTACTGGCGATGGCTTCGCCGTACCCGATGTTCGTGCTGGTGAGCAGCGGCCAGGCGCCGTTGATCATCCTCGGCATCGCCCTGGCCGTGGTGTGCATGGCCTCGTTTTATGCGGTCATCGCCGGCTTTGTCAGCGGCCTGTTTGAAACCCGTGTGCGCTATACCGCGATTTCCCTGGCCTATCAGGTGTGCGGTGCGCTGGCCGGTGGTCTGACGCCATTGATTGGCACCTGGCTGGCCCATGCCTACCAGGGCCAATGGTGGCCGATGGCGGTGTTTTACAGCCTGATCGCGGCGGTCTCGCTGGTGTGCGTATTGGCGTTATCGCGCCGCCACGCCACCGCCCACCGTCTCGAAATGGCCCCAAGTGTCTGA
- a CDS encoding anti-sigma factor family protein, whose protein sequence is MTQTNVPSDEWLVAYLDGELEVEQRAFIADQVRTDPVLAARLEALQCADLPFKAAFDSVLGQAPTARMQAMLNALPAAQAPALSRRRFLAVAAGFAVAGAVADRLFISWPRAQSAQGWRASVAEYMALYTPQTLENLSADRASHIAQLNGVGAQLGLPLSPEAVTLPGAEFRRAQILDYEGVVIGQLTYLDPRHGPLALCITASQKGAQPVATEQRRGMNVVYWASLSHGFMLIGRNTFEDLQNMASRVERTLIA, encoded by the coding sequence ATGACTCAGACTAACGTACCGTCCGATGAGTGGTTGGTGGCTTATCTGGATGGCGAGCTGGAGGTGGAGCAGCGGGCGTTCATCGCCGATCAGGTCCGCACGGACCCGGTGCTGGCCGCACGCCTGGAGGCTTTGCAGTGCGCTGACTTACCCTTCAAGGCCGCCTTCGACTCGGTGCTGGGTCAAGCACCTACCGCGCGGATGCAGGCAATGCTCAACGCCTTGCCAGCGGCACAAGCCCCAGCGCTGAGTCGACGTCGCTTCCTGGCCGTAGCCGCCGGTTTTGCCGTGGCAGGCGCAGTTGCCGACCGCCTGTTCATCAGTTGGCCTCGCGCGCAATCCGCTCAAGGCTGGCGTGCCTCGGTTGCCGAATACATGGCCCTGTACACACCGCAGACCCTGGAAAACCTCAGCGCTGATCGCGCCTCTCACATCGCCCAACTCAATGGCGTGGGGGCACAATTGGGGCTGCCGTTATCTCCAGAGGCGGTAACTCTGCCCGGCGCCGAGTTCCGGCGTGCGCAGATCCTCGACTATGAAGGCGTAGTGATCGGCCAATTGACCTACCTGGATCCGCGCCATGGTCCATTGGCACTGTGTATCACCGCCAGCCAAAAGGGCGCGCAGCCCGTCGCTACCGAGCAGCGCCGAGGCATGAATGTGGTGTATTGGGCCAGCCTGTCCCACGGCTTCATGTTGATCGGGAGAAACACATTCGAGGATTTGCAGAACATGGCCAGCCGCGTCGAACGGACGTTAATAGCTTGA
- a CDS encoding methyl-accepting chemotaxis protein codes for MQASLRGTLQLIRQSAGQLASSATDLNGITDQSSRSLQKQTAEIEQAATAVNEMTSAADEVARNAVSTSESTRLSNETAREGQHRVGETVSAIEALSTNIGETSTLVQNLAEQSRDIGKVLDVIRSIAEQTNLLALNAAIEAARAGESGRGFAVVADEVRALAHRTQQSTLEIDQMVTAMRTGSDQALTSMQSSTQRATDTLALAEGAGGALSQITDSIDQIHQRNLVIASAAEEQAQVAKEVDRNIVNIRDLSAQSSSGAGQINGSSRELAQLAVALNEAVARFQL; via the coding sequence ATGCAAGCCAGCCTGCGCGGGACCTTGCAACTGATTCGCCAGTCGGCCGGTCAGTTGGCGTCTTCCGCCACCGACCTCAATGGCATCACCGACCAAAGCAGCCGCAGCCTGCAAAAACAAACCGCTGAAATCGAGCAGGCCGCCACGGCGGTCAACGAGATGACCTCGGCCGCAGATGAGGTGGCGCGCAATGCGGTGTCCACCTCCGAATCCACACGCCTGTCCAATGAAACGGCGCGCGAGGGCCAGCACCGAGTGGGCGAAACCGTCAGCGCCATTGAAGCCCTGAGCACCAACATCGGCGAAACCTCGACCCTGGTACAGAACCTCGCCGAGCAATCGCGGGATATCGGCAAGGTGCTCGACGTGATTCGCTCCATCGCCGAGCAGACCAACCTGCTGGCCCTCAATGCCGCTATCGAAGCGGCGCGGGCCGGTGAGTCCGGGCGTGGTTTTGCGGTGGTGGCGGACGAAGTGCGCGCACTGGCCCACCGTACCCAGCAATCGACCCTGGAAATCGACCAGATGGTCACCGCGATGCGCACGGGTTCCGACCAGGCACTGACATCGATGCAGTCGAGTACCCAGCGCGCCACTGACACATTGGCCCTGGCTGAAGGAGCCGGTGGTGCATTGAGCCAGATCACCGACTCCATCGACCAGATTCACCAGCGCAACCTGGTGATCGCCAGCGCCGCCGAGGAGCAGGCCCAGGTGGCCAAGGAGGTCGATCGCAACATCGTTAATATTCGCGACCTGTCTGCCCAGTCGTCTTCCGGCGCCGGGCAGATCAATGGGTCGAGCCGTGAATTGGCGCAGTTGGCGGTCGCCCTCAACGAGGCGGTGGCACGCTTTCAGCTGTAG
- a CDS encoding cold-shock protein, translated as MSNRQNGTVKWFNDEKGYGFITPDDGPDLFVHFRAIEGTGFKSLKEGQKVSFEAVQGQKGMQADKVQVVG; from the coding sequence ATGAGCAACAGACAGAACGGCACGGTGAAGTGGTTCAACGATGAAAAAGGCTATGGGTTTATCACTCCGGATGATGGGCCCGACCTGTTCGTACACTTCAGGGCGATTGAAGGCACTGGATTCAAGTCATTGAAAGAAGGACAGAAAGTCAGCTTCGAAGCGGTGCAAGGGCAAAAAGGCATGCAGGCCGACAAAGTCCAAGTGGTCGGTTGA
- a CDS encoding cold-shock protein — MSRTTPQTAIFISSETAVHDTQDVFFRSSTAQGGRVLREGQIVSYELERGPGGEWQAVNIKIEEEPTLN, encoded by the coding sequence ATGTCCAGAACAACTCCACAGACTGCAATTTTCATCAGCAGCGAAACTGCCGTCCATGATACGCAAGACGTGTTCTTTCGTAGCAGCACCGCCCAGGGCGGTCGAGTGCTGCGCGAGGGGCAAATCGTCAGCTACGAATTGGAACGGGGGCCGGGGGGTGAGTGGCAAGCGGTCAATATAAAGATCGAGGAAGAACCGACGCTGAATTAG
- a CDS encoding LysR family transcriptional regulator: MIINFDLNDLQAFRAVVDKGSFRAAAEAIRISQPALSRRIEKLESALDVKLFERTTRRVSLTMVGRAFLPQVERMLDDLDIALMGISNVASTRMGDVTIACVPSTAYYFMPHVISEFHKLYPKIRLRVLDASAGEVCSAVGSGEADFGVSFSGSLADEVEFELLMQERYVLACRRDHPLAGRDSVTWAEAYEHDYITVDKTSGNRALLDQALHGVRVKKPSVCETHHVTTMIGLVEAGLGVAMVPSIAMPAGEHPILVSVPLVEPPVMRNVGLIKRRGRTLPPAALELERLVREMPFRSA, from the coding sequence GTGATCATCAATTTCGACCTCAACGACCTCCAAGCCTTCCGCGCCGTGGTAGACAAGGGCAGTTTTCGCGCCGCCGCCGAGGCCATCCGGATTTCGCAGCCGGCCCTCAGCCGCCGTATCGAAAAGCTTGAATCCGCCCTCGATGTGAAGCTGTTCGAACGCACCACGCGCCGGGTCAGCCTGACCATGGTCGGGCGTGCATTCCTGCCTCAGGTCGAGCGCATGCTCGACGACCTCGACATTGCCCTGATGGGCATCAGTAACGTGGCGTCCACGCGCATGGGCGACGTCACCATCGCCTGCGTGCCGTCTACGGCGTATTACTTCATGCCCCACGTGATTTCCGAGTTCCACAAGCTGTACCCGAAGATTCGCCTGCGGGTGCTGGACGCCAGTGCCGGTGAGGTGTGCAGCGCAGTGGGGAGTGGCGAGGCGGATTTTGGCGTGAGTTTCAGCGGCAGCCTGGCCGATGAAGTGGAATTCGAGTTGCTGATGCAGGAGCGCTATGTACTGGCGTGTCGTCGGGACCACCCGTTGGCCGGACGCGACAGCGTGACCTGGGCCGAGGCCTACGAGCACGACTACATCACGGTGGACAAGACGTCGGGCAACCGCGCCCTGCTGGACCAGGCCTTGCACGGCGTGCGGGTGAAAAAACCGAGCGTCTGCGAGACACACCACGTGACCACGATGATCGGCTTGGTAGAGGCGGGGCTGGGGGTGGCGATGGTGCCGTCGATCGCCATGCCGGCGGGCGAACACCCGATTCTGGTGAGTGTGCCGCTGGTCGAGCCGCCGGTGATGCGCAACGTGGGCTTGATCAAGCGTCGCGGGCGGACATTGCCGCCCGCGGCGCTGGAGTTGGAGCGGTTGGTGCGGGAGATGCCGTTTCGGTCAGCGTGA